In Carya illinoinensis cultivar Pawnee chromosome 10, C.illinoinensisPawnee_v1, whole genome shotgun sequence, one DNA window encodes the following:
- the LOC122278973 gene encoding uncharacterized protein LOC122278973, producing MAFHRTPKTKPKLRSAILLLVLAIALLFLLPSLISTNGLSLPSFRTLEIVLKPNNWTPRKRILTGHEKYLYWGDRIDCPGKHCDSCEGLGHQESSLRCALEEAMFLQRTFVMPSRMCINPIHNKKGILHHSDNASSEERWAASSCAMDSLYDIDLISDTVPVILDNSELWHLVLSTSMKLGARGIAHVEGVSHADLKENSHYSNLLLINRTASPLSWFMECKDRNNQSAIMLPHSFLPSMVAEKLRDAADKIKALLGDYDAIHVRRGDKIKTRKDRFGVDRTLHPHLDRDTRPEFILQRIAKWVPPGRTIFIASNERTPGFFSPLSVRYKLAYSSNYSQILDPLIENNYQLFMIERLIMRGAKTFIGTYKEDETDLSLTDDPKKNTKTWQIPVYTMDEEGR from the exons ATGGCATTCCACAGAACCCCAAAGACCAAACCAAAACTGAGATCCGCAATACTCTTGCTCGTTCTCGCCATTGCGCTCTTGTTCCTTCTTCCTTCCCTCATTTCCACTAATGGTTTGTCACTGCCTTCCTTCAGAACCCTGGAAATCGTTCTCAAACCCAATAATTGGACCCCACGGAAAAGAATCCTCACGGGCCACGAGAAGTACTTGTACTGGGGTGACAGAATCGACTGCCCCGGAAAGCACTGCGACTCCTGTGAGGGTCTGGGCCACCAGGAGTCCAGCCTCAGGTGTGCCCTCGAGGAAGCCATGTTTCTCCAgag AACGTTTGTCATGCCTTCTAGGATGTGTATCAACCCAATACATAATAAGAAAGGAATCCTGCATCACTCTGATAATGCAAGTTCAGAGGAAAG GTGGGCAGCCAGCTCATGTGCCATGGATTCTTTGTATGATATTGACCTCATATCTGATACTGTACCAGTAATTTTAGACAATTCAGAACTATGGCATCTGGTCCTCAGTACAAGTATGAAGCTCGGAGCTAGGGGAATTGCCCATGTGGAAGGAGTTAGTCATGCCGATCTTAAAGAGAACAGTCATTACTCAAATCTCTTGCTCATAAACCGAACTGCAAGCCCTCTTTCCTG GTTTATGGAGTGCAAGGATCGAAACAACCAAAGTGCTATAATGCTGCCACATTCTTTTCTCCCTTCGATGGTGGCAGAGAAATTAAGAGATGCAGCTGACAAG ATAAAGGCACTCCTTGGTGATTATGATGCCATCCATGTTCGTCGTGGCGACAAAATAAAGACGAGGAAGGACAGATTTGGAGTTGATAGGACTCTGCATCCCCATCTGGATAGGGATACACGTCCTGAGTTTATCCTTCAAAGGATTGCAAAATGGGTTCCACCTGGAAGAACTATTTTTATTGCTTCAAATGAAAGGACGCCTGgatttttttctcctctctctgtAAG GTACAAATTGGCATATTCATCAAACTATAGCCAGATCTTGGATCCGTTGATTGAGAACAACTATCAGTTGTTCATGATCGAGAGGCTAATCATGCGGGGTGCGAAAACATTCATTGGAACATATAAGGAAGATGAAACAGATCTTAGCCTTACTGACGACCCAAAGAAGAACACAAAGACGTGGCAGATACCTGTTTATACCATGGACGAAGAGGGAAGGTGA